A stretch of Brassica rapa cultivar Chiifu-401-42 chromosome A08, CAAS_Brap_v3.01, whole genome shotgun sequence DNA encodes these proteins:
- the LOC103835324 gene encoding uncharacterized protein LOC103835324 has translation MSFTGKSNSEKPQRVEGDSFPGPINPIGDPHSKQAKVEASFSSGLTKLKADTFPGPIKPIGDPHSKQAKAVASISSGLTKLKDDSFPGPIKPIGTPDSKNCKGTINHNTKTGFSSGVRGKAAVSSAVKGKAIVSAKVMAFKDVKYGLHDGELRFRLIHFWEARNVVTKVLLGLKMLLID, from the exons ATGAGTTTCACCGGAAAATCCAACTCGGAGAAACCACAACGCGTTGAGGGTGACTCCTTTCCCGGACCGATCAATCCCATCGGCGATCCCCACTCGAAGCAAGCCAAAGTCGAAGCGTCGTTCTCCTCCGGTCTGACGAAATTAAAGGCTGACACCTTTCCCGGACCGATTAAGCCCATCGGCGATCCCCACTCGAAGCAAGCCAAAGCCGTAGCCTCGATCTCCTCCGGTCTTACGAAATTAAAGGATGACTCCTTTCCCGGACCGATCAAGCCCATCGGCACACCTGATTCGAAGAACTGCAAAG GTACGATCAATCACAACACGAAGACTGGTTTCTCTTCAGGCGTTAGAGGCAAAGCCGCTGTCTCCTCTGCCGTCAAGGGAAAAGCCATTGTCTCCGCCAAAGTAATGGCTTTCAAAGATGTGAAATACGGACTTCATGACGGCGAGCTGAGGTTTCGGTTGATCCATTTTTGGGAAGCTCGAAATGTTGTGACGAAGGTGCTTCTCGGTCTCAAGATGCTTCTCATCGACTAA